Proteins from a single region of Leptospira brenneri:
- a CDS encoding sigma-54-dependent transcriptional regulator has translation MQKLIYILDDEKEIRKSLRVILEDEDYSVEDFANGKALLKALAKERPSLVLLDVWVGKEDGLTILDECKKLYSSLPIVMISGHGTIELAVSATKKGAIDFLEKPLSIEKVIHTIESALEKTKDNEIPEFQLEVDEILGESSSIKRVKFAIFQAAQTNARVFIFGENGTGKELTARAIHQNSKRKNEPYIEFNCAAVPEEILEQELFGIDNTSNLEVSDMKIGKWESAQNGTLFLDEVCDLPLSIQSKVLKVILEQKLERIGGKEPVSVDVRILAATNSNVEEAIREGRFREDLYYALSVIPLELPPLRERNLDIPLLAEYYLNKSILKNNLTPKTIDREGLDALTNHFWPGNVRELGNILERLSILVPGDIIRAKDVKEALHGFKKANEMVARGDLKHAKEEFERQYIIKTLQICEGNVTRTSKALGIERTHLYRKLRSLNISVEQLNEG, from the coding sequence ATGCAAAAATTGATCTATATTTTAGATGATGAAAAAGAAATCCGAAAATCGCTTCGTGTGATTTTAGAAGATGAAGATTATTCTGTGGAAGATTTTGCTAATGGAAAGGCCTTACTGAAGGCTCTCGCAAAAGAAAGACCTTCTTTAGTCCTTCTTGATGTTTGGGTGGGGAAAGAAGATGGGTTAACCATTTTAGATGAATGCAAAAAATTGTATTCTAGTTTGCCGATTGTAATGATTTCTGGTCATGGAACCATTGAACTTGCCGTGAGCGCCACAAAAAAAGGTGCTATCGATTTTTTAGAGAAACCACTTTCGATTGAAAAAGTAATTCATACCATTGAGTCCGCTTTAGAGAAAACAAAAGACAATGAAATTCCTGAATTTCAATTGGAAGTAGATGAAATTTTAGGAGAGTCTTCTTCTATAAAAAGAGTAAAGTTTGCAATTTTTCAAGCGGCTCAGACGAACGCGAGGGTTTTTATTTTTGGAGAGAATGGAACGGGGAAGGAACTGACCGCAAGAGCCATTCATCAAAATTCCAAAAGAAAAAACGAACCATACATTGAATTTAATTGTGCAGCGGTTCCAGAGGAGATCTTAGAACAAGAGTTATTTGGTATCGATAACACTTCTAATCTTGAAGTAAGTGATATGAAAATTGGAAAGTGGGAGTCTGCGCAGAATGGAACCCTGTTTTTAGATGAGGTATGTGATTTACCACTTTCCATTCAATCGAAAGTGTTAAAGGTGATTTTAGAACAAAAACTGGAGCGTATTGGGGGAAAGGAGCCAGTTTCTGTTGATGTTCGTATCCTTGCGGCTACCAACTCCAATGTAGAAGAGGCAATTCGTGAGGGAAGGTTTCGAGAAGATTTGTATTATGCATTGAGTGTCATTCCCTTAGAGCTCCCACCACTCAGGGAAAGGAATTTGGATATCCCTCTACTCGCCGAATACTATTTAAATAAATCGATTTTAAAAAATAACTTAACTCCCAAAACCATTGATCGCGAGGGGCTGGATGCTCTCACCAATCATTTTTGGCCAGGGAATGTAAGGGAACTTGGAAATATTTTAGAACGACTCAGTATTCTGGTTCCAGGAGATATCATCCGAGCCAAAGATGTAAAAGAGGCTCTTCACGGATTTAAAAAAGCCAATGAAATGGTGGCTCGAGGTGATTTGAAACATGCCAAAGAAGAGTTTGAAAGGCAGTACATCATCAAAACCTTGCAGATTTGCGAAGGAAATGTAACGAGAACATCAAAGGCTCTTGGAATTGAAAGAACTCATTTATATCGTAAATTACGTTCTTTAAA